In Firmicutes bacterium ASF500, a single genomic region encodes these proteins:
- the hxlR_1 gene encoding HTH-type transcriptional activator HxlR yields the protein MADNKFTAPETLARCEAMGRLQSVLGGKWKILILWYVAFYQVQRFGELRRRLEGITQSTLTRQLRELEEDGFLHREVFGEVPPRVEYTLTPLGESFAPLLHTMLEWSRDNLT from the coding sequence ATGGCAGACAATAAGTTTACCGCCCCCGAGACTCTGGCCCGGTGCGAGGCTATGGGGCGGCTCCAGTCGGTGCTGGGGGGCAAGTGGAAAATTTTAATTTTGTGGTATGTGGCCTTCTATCAGGTCCAGCGGTTCGGCGAGCTGCGCCGGCGGCTGGAAGGGATCACCCAATCCACCCTGACCAGGCAGCTCCGGGAGCTGGAGGAGGACGGCTTCCTCCACCGGGAGGTCTTTGGCGAGGTGCCGCCCCGGGTGGAGTACACCCTGACACCTCTAGGGGAGAGCTTTGCTCCATTGCTCCATACCATGCTGGAGTGGAGCAGGGATAATTTGACCTGA
- the uvrC gene encoding UvrABC system protein C: protein MTFDELKEKARSLPLKPGVYIMQDAQSTVIYVGKAKALKNRVSQYFQDSASHTEKTRAMVSQIDHFDVIIADSEFEALVLECSLIKRHQPRYNILLKDSKGYPYIRLTKEAYPRFSLASKAAEDGARYFGPYAGRHSTQGIIDALKTALRLPSCNKKFPRDIGKERPCLNFHMGKCDGYCRGDELKEQHDQAIAQAMSLLEGRFKDVQKDLTQEMERAAEELRFERAAQLRDRLRAIELLGKRQKVIAGSLADTDVAGFFRGTAKSAFVVLHFMDGELAAKDFDLLETPMEDEEGAVLSSLTREYYVGRTRLPKQILIPCELPDQVPLTRMLSEQVGYRVELITPQRGAKMDLIKMADQNAREEVERATTHEERRNKLLEALGKMLSLEAPPKRMESYDISNQGASDIVASMVVYVDGRPLKRDYRRFKLKDMDGPDDYASMEQVLTRRFRRYLDGDEKFSDKPDLLLIDGGLEHVRVARRVLETLNLNIPAFGMVKDDRHRTRALVHPDGREIGIQSIPAVFALIGQIQEETHRFAIEYHRQLQAGHVKTSVLDKIPGVGEKRRQQLLKHFKTVKAIKGASLEQLREVVPKNTAQAVYDYFQGGES from the coding sequence ATGACCTTTGACGAGCTGAAAGAAAAAGCCCGCAGCCTGCCCTTAAAGCCGGGCGTCTACATCATGCAGGACGCCCAGAGCACCGTCATCTACGTGGGCAAGGCCAAGGCGCTGAAAAACCGGGTGAGCCAGTATTTTCAGGACTCCGCCTCCCACACGGAGAAGACCCGGGCCATGGTCTCGCAAATCGACCACTTCGACGTTATCATCGCCGACAGCGAGTTTGAGGCCCTGGTGCTGGAGTGCTCCCTCATCAAGCGGCACCAGCCCCGGTACAACATCCTCCTCAAGGACAGCAAGGGCTACCCCTATATCCGCCTGACCAAGGAGGCCTACCCCCGGTTCTCCCTGGCCTCCAAGGCGGCGGAGGACGGGGCCCGGTACTTCGGCCCCTACGCCGGTCGGCACAGCACCCAGGGCATCATTGACGCCCTGAAAACCGCCCTGCGCCTGCCCTCCTGCAATAAGAAGTTCCCCCGGGACATCGGCAAGGAGCGGCCCTGTCTCAACTTCCATATGGGCAAATGTGACGGCTACTGCCGGGGGGACGAGCTGAAGGAGCAGCACGACCAGGCCATTGCCCAGGCGATGTCTCTGCTGGAGGGCCGGTTCAAGGACGTGCAGAAGGACCTGACCCAGGAGATGGAGCGGGCGGCGGAGGAGCTGCGGTTTGAGCGGGCGGCTCAGCTCCGGGACCGGCTCCGGGCCATCGAGCTGCTGGGCAAGCGGCAGAAGGTGATCGCCGGCTCCCTGGCCGACACCGACGTGGCCGGCTTCTTCCGGGGGACGGCCAAGAGCGCTTTCGTCGTCCTCCACTTCATGGACGGCGAGCTGGCCGCCAAGGACTTTGACCTGCTGGAGACCCCCATGGAGGACGAGGAGGGGGCGGTGCTGTCCTCCCTGACGCGGGAGTACTACGTGGGCCGCACCCGGCTCCCCAAGCAGATTCTGATCCCCTGCGAGCTGCCCGACCAGGTCCCCCTCACCCGGATGCTGTCCGAGCAGGTGGGGTACCGGGTGGAGCTCATTACCCCCCAGCGGGGGGCCAAGATGGACCTGATCAAAATGGCAGACCAGAACGCCCGGGAGGAGGTGGAGCGGGCCACCACTCACGAGGAGCGGCGGAACAAGCTCCTGGAGGCCCTTGGGAAGATGCTCAGCCTGGAGGCGCCCCCCAAGCGGATGGAGTCCTACGACATCTCCAACCAGGGGGCCAGCGACATCGTGGCCTCCATGGTGGTCTATGTGGACGGCAGGCCCCTGAAACGGGATTATCGCCGGTTCAAGCTCAAGGACATGGACGGCCCTGACGACTACGCCTCCATGGAGCAGGTGCTCACCCGCCGCTTTCGCCGGTATCTGGACGGGGACGAGAAATTTTCCGATAAGCCCGACCTGCTCCTCATCGACGGCGGCCTGGAGCACGTCAGGGTGGCCCGGCGGGTGCTGGAGACCCTGAACCTGAATATCCCCGCCTTCGGCATGGTGAAGGACGACCGCCACCGCACCCGGGCCCTGGTCCACCCAGACGGCCGGGAGATCGGCATTCAGTCCATCCCGGCGGTGTTCGCGCTGATCGGCCAAATTCAGGAGGAGACCCACCGCTTCGCCATCGAGTACCACCGGCAGCTCCAGGCGGGGCACGTCAAGACCTCCGTCCTGGACAAGATACCCGGGGTGGGGGAGAAGCGGCGGCAGCAGCTTTTGAAGCACTTTAAGACCGTGAAAGCCATCAAAGGGGCCTCCCTGGAGCAGCTCCGGGAGGTTGTGCCCAAAAATACCGCCCAGGCGGTGTATGACTATTTCCAGGGAGGGGAATCGTGA
- the hflX gene encoding GTPase HflX, whose product MPDIEKTQFNRAVLVGLNAFSLSREENADEESMEELAALLETAGGQCVGVVTQSKDSPDPRTFIGEGKVVEVKQLVEAANADMVIFDNPLSPSQQRNLAEELKVGVLDRSALILDIFAQRARTREGRLQVELAQYKYLLPRLLGMWKHLERQEGAIGTRGPGETQLESDRRILGRKIAKLEGELKDVRRVRATQRERRIKNEVPVVAIVGYTNAGKSTLLNHLTGAEIPANNRLFDTLDTTTRTLEISDTCTVLLSDTVGFIRKLPHHLVEAFKATLEELEYADLLLHVIDSSSPQWREQAEVVDQLIHELGADQTPRIEVFNKCDLWTGDIRPHGEDRVSISAKTGEGVPDLLAAIGRVLDNGARRVTIHLPYDKGGLLDKLYLEAKVENVDYGETIDVVAVCTPKVIGQLGPLVEGWKPRREFWEEP is encoded by the coding sequence ATGCCAGATATTGAGAAAACACAATTTAACCGCGCCGTTCTGGTGGGGCTGAACGCCTTTAGCCTCAGCCGGGAGGAAAACGCGGACGAGGAATCTATGGAGGAGCTGGCCGCTCTGCTTGAGACGGCGGGGGGCCAGTGCGTGGGGGTGGTGACACAGTCCAAGGACAGCCCCGACCCCCGCACCTTCATCGGCGAGGGCAAGGTGGTCGAGGTGAAGCAGCTGGTGGAAGCGGCAAACGCCGACATGGTCATCTTCGACAACCCCCTGTCCCCCTCCCAGCAGCGCAACCTGGCCGAGGAGCTGAAGGTGGGCGTTCTGGACCGGTCCGCCCTGATTCTGGACATCTTCGCCCAGCGGGCCAGAACGAGAGAGGGCCGGCTCCAGGTGGAGCTGGCCCAGTACAAGTATCTTCTGCCCCGTCTGCTGGGCATGTGGAAGCACCTGGAGCGCCAGGAGGGCGCCATCGGCACCCGAGGTCCCGGCGAGACCCAGCTGGAAAGCGACCGGCGTATTTTAGGCCGGAAGATCGCCAAGCTGGAGGGTGAATTAAAGGATGTCCGCCGGGTCCGGGCCACCCAGCGGGAGCGGCGCATCAAAAACGAGGTGCCGGTGGTGGCCATCGTGGGCTACACCAACGCGGGCAAATCCACCCTGCTCAACCACCTCACTGGGGCGGAAATTCCCGCCAACAACCGTCTCTTTGACACCCTGGACACCACCACCCGGACCCTGGAGATCTCCGACACCTGCACGGTGCTCCTGTCCGACACGGTGGGCTTTATCCGCAAGCTGCCCCACCACCTGGTGGAGGCCTTCAAGGCCACCCTGGAGGAGCTGGAATATGCCGACCTCCTCCTCCACGTCATTGACTCCTCCAGCCCCCAGTGGCGGGAGCAGGCCGAGGTGGTGGACCAGCTGATTCATGAGCTGGGGGCCGACCAGACCCCCCGCATTGAGGTCTTTAACAAGTGCGACCTGTGGACCGGCGATATCCGTCCCCACGGGGAGGACCGGGTGTCCATCTCTGCCAAGACGGGGGAGGGGGTGCCCGACCTTCTGGCCGCCATCGGGCGGGTGCTGGACAACGGGGCTCGCCGGGTAACCATCCACCTGCCCTACGACAAGGGCGGTCTGCTGGATAAGCTCTATCTGGAGGCTAAGGTGGAGAACGTGGACTACGGCGAGACCATCGACGTGGTGGCAGTTTGCACCCCCAAGGTCATCGGCCAGCTGGGGCCGTTGGTGGAGGGCTGGAAGCCCCGCCGGGAATTTTGGGAGGAGCCGTAA
- the sigE_2 gene encoding ECF RNA polymerase sigma factor SigE encodes MNQTIKIRQIEEAYDAWGGAVYRLAMVYLGRHADAEDVTQEVFVRLLSRAPAFSDGEHEKRWLLRVTANLCRDQLRGFWRRRVTGLEDTLPAAPPQEREALAAVMALPERYKLPIHLHYYEGYSVAEVGEILKLGQSAVKMRLKRGREMLKLELEGSI; translated from the coding sequence ATGAATCAAACCATCAAAATCCGTCAGATTGAAGAGGCCTACGACGCCTGGGGCGGGGCGGTCTACCGCCTGGCTATGGTCTACCTGGGCCGTCACGCCGACGCGGAGGACGTGACCCAGGAGGTCTTTGTCCGCCTGCTCAGCCGCGCCCCCGCCTTTTCCGACGGAGAACACGAAAAACGGTGGCTCCTCCGGGTGACCGCCAATCTGTGCCGGGACCAGCTGCGGGGCTTCTGGCGCAGGCGGGTCACCGGGCTGGAGGACACCCTCCCCGCCGCCCCGCCCCAGGAGCGGGAGGCCCTGGCCGCTGTGATGGCCCTGCCGGAGCGGTACAAGCTGCCCATCCACCTCCACTACTACGAGGGCTACTCGGTGGCAGAGGTCGGGGAGATCCTGAAGCTGGGCCAGTCAGCGGTAAAAATGCGGCTGAAACGGGGACGGGAAATGCTGAAGCTGGAATTGGAGGGCTCAATATGA
- the rpmE gene encoding 50S ribosomal protein L31: MKEGLHPNYEQTTIRCACGNVIETGSTRKDIRVEVCSKCHPFYTGKQKMVDTGGRVSRFNKKFGLDK, encoded by the coding sequence ATGAAGGAAGGCCTCCACCCCAACTATGAACAGACCACCATCCGGTGCGCCTGCGGCAACGTGATCGAGACTGGCTCCACCAGAAAGGACATCCGCGTAGAAGTGTGCTCCAAGTGTCACCCCTTCTACACCGGCAAGCAGAAGATGGTGGACACCGGTGGCCGTGTCAGCCGCTTCAACAAGAAGTTCGGTCTCGACAAGTAA
- the uvrA_1 gene encoding UvrABC system protein A, whose protein sequence is MSFDEHIKIRGAAANNLKHVDVDIPKERLVVLAGVSGSGKSSLAFDTVAVESSRQWQSAYPMFLRARLPRYERPPVDDIQNLTPSIVVDQKPIGANARSTVGTATDTAPLIRLLFSRVGQPSAGGSMAYSFNHPHGMCPDCTGLGERVELDEEKMYDLDETLNGKGLRFSQFSGGSWQEFYYRCCPLLDPDKKLRDFTPEEWKILRVGPDEPLKLGFLRHNTGQVSQVPYEGVVPRFQRLYLNRDISALKKSIQDEVMQFVRRCPCTACGGSGLNPKALASKINGYNISDYYDMQVSELIGVLEAIQDPLGRSIAGQASQRLRRMVDVGLGYLSLSRRTDTLSGGESQRLKMVRHLGSGLNNLTYIFDEPTAGLHPADAKRIGVLLQALRDKGNTVLVVEHSRQMLELADHIIELGPLAGSQGGKIVYQGDLTGLKEAGTLTAAALSERVQPNPSPLPWTESFPIRDASLHNLKHIDVDIPKGVLTAVSGVAGSGKSSLICQEFVSRFPETIVIDQRPIGTSSRSTPATYTGVMDEIRKLFGKANKVTPQWFSFNSKGACPVCKGKGEITPEVAFADPVTILCEECRGARYNPTALSYRYQDKNIQEVLDMTVSDAVEFFTQPKIVDPLRVLCQVGLGYMTLGQPTSTLSGGEVQRLKLASELHKQGNVYVLDEPSTGLHSRDAAHLLTLLRQLVAQGNTVIIVEHRMELIASADWVIDMGPEGGSKGARSSSPASRRTC, encoded by the coding sequence ATGAGCTTCGACGAACACATCAAAATCAGAGGGGCCGCGGCTAACAACCTGAAGCACGTTGACGTGGACATCCCCAAGGAGCGGCTGGTGGTGCTGGCCGGGGTGTCCGGGTCGGGGAAGAGCTCCCTGGCCTTTGACACGGTGGCGGTGGAGAGCAGCCGTCAGTGGCAGTCGGCCTACCCCATGTTTCTGCGGGCCCGCCTGCCCCGGTATGAGCGCCCCCCGGTGGACGACATTCAGAATCTGACCCCCAGCATCGTGGTGGACCAGAAGCCCATCGGGGCCAACGCCCGGTCCACCGTGGGCACCGCCACTGACACCGCCCCTCTTATCCGCCTGCTGTTCTCCCGGGTGGGCCAGCCCAGCGCCGGGGGCTCCATGGCCTACTCCTTCAACCACCCCCACGGGATGTGCCCCGACTGCACCGGCCTGGGGGAGCGGGTGGAGCTGGACGAGGAGAAGATGTACGATCTGGACGAGACTCTCAACGGCAAGGGACTGCGGTTCAGCCAGTTCTCCGGTGGCAGCTGGCAGGAGTTCTACTACCGCTGCTGTCCCCTCCTGGACCCGGACAAGAAGCTGCGGGACTTCACCCCCGAAGAGTGGAAGATTCTCCGCGTCGGCCCGGACGAGCCCTTGAAGCTGGGCTTCCTGCGGCACAACACCGGCCAGGTGTCCCAGGTCCCCTATGAGGGGGTGGTCCCCCGCTTCCAGCGGCTCTATCTGAACCGGGATATTTCGGCCCTGAAAAAGTCCATTCAGGACGAGGTGATGCAGTTTGTCCGCCGCTGTCCCTGCACCGCCTGCGGGGGGAGCGGCCTGAACCCCAAGGCCCTGGCCTCCAAAATCAACGGGTACAACATCTCAGACTACTACGACATGCAGGTCAGCGAGCTTATCGGCGTTCTGGAGGCCATCCAGGACCCTCTGGGCCGCTCCATCGCCGGTCAGGCGTCCCAGCGGCTGCGGCGGATGGTGGACGTGGGCCTGGGCTATCTCAGCCTGTCCCGGCGGACGGACACCCTGTCCGGCGGCGAGTCCCAGCGGCTGAAAATGGTCCGCCACCTGGGCAGCGGGCTGAACAACCTCACCTATATCTTTGACGAGCCCACCGCCGGCCTCCACCCGGCGGACGCCAAACGCATCGGCGTACTGCTCCAGGCCCTGCGGGACAAGGGGAACACCGTCCTGGTGGTGGAGCACAGCCGTCAGATGCTGGAGCTGGCCGACCACATCATTGAGCTGGGCCCTCTGGCCGGGAGCCAGGGGGGCAAGATCGTCTATCAGGGAGACCTGACCGGCCTGAAGGAGGCCGGCACCCTCACCGCCGCCGCCCTGTCGGAGCGGGTCCAGCCCAACCCCAGCCCCCTGCCCTGGACGGAGTCCTTCCCCATCCGGGACGCCTCCCTCCACAACCTGAAGCACATCGACGTGGACATCCCCAAAGGGGTGCTCACCGCCGTGTCCGGGGTGGCCGGGTCGGGCAAGAGCAGTCTGATTTGCCAGGAATTTGTCTCCCGCTTCCCCGAGACCATCGTCATCGACCAGCGGCCCATCGGCACCTCCAGCCGGTCCACCCCCGCCACCTACACCGGTGTGATGGATGAGATCCGCAAGCTTTTCGGCAAGGCCAACAAGGTCACCCCCCAGTGGTTCAGCTTCAACTCCAAGGGGGCCTGTCCCGTGTGCAAGGGCAAGGGGGAAATCACCCCCGAGGTGGCCTTTGCCGACCCGGTGACCATCCTGTGCGAGGAGTGCCGGGGGGCCCGGTACAACCCCACCGCCCTGAGCTACCGGTATCAGGACAAGAACATCCAGGAGGTCCTGGACATGACGGTGAGCGACGCGGTGGAGTTCTTCACCCAGCCCAAGATCGTTGACCCCCTCCGGGTCCTGTGTCAGGTGGGCCTGGGCTACATGACCCTGGGCCAGCCCACCAGCACCCTGTCCGGCGGGGAGGTCCAGCGCCTCAAGCTGGCCAGCGAGCTGCACAAGCAGGGCAATGTCTATGTACTGGACGAGCCCTCCACCGGCCTGCACAGCCGGGACGCCGCCCATCTTCTCACTCTGCTCCGCCAGCTGGTGGCCCAGGGCAACACGGTCATCATCGTGGAGCACCGCATGGAGCTCATCGCCTCTGCCGACTGGGTCATCGACATGGGCCCCGAGGGGGGCAGCAAGGGGGCCAGGTCCTCTTCGCCGGCGTCCCGGCGGACCTGTTGA
- the cadA gene encoding Cadmium, zinc and cobalt-transporting ATPase, protein MTRKQKKMLRRIVIAFVLFVAALLLPTIWLSGPIPLLSMIQDRGGCGAYALAKWPLFLIPYLVIGWDVLWKAIRNILNGQVFDENFLMCVATIGALIIGEYPEAVAVMLFYQVGELFQNVAVSRSRQSISQLMDIRPDYANIQRDGQLVQVDPEEVAVGDVIVIKAGERVPLDGTVLEGTSALDTAALTGESLPRDVAAGDEVISGCVNLSGLLHVKVGKPFGQSTVARILDLVENSSEKKAQAEHFITKFARYYTPIVVFAALALAVIPSLLDGQWGIWVPRALNFLVVSCPCALVISIPLSFFGGIGGASKQGILVKGSNYLEALAQAGVVVFDKTGTLTQGKFSVAAVHPDGMSEEELLELAALAEQFSTHPISKSIVAAWGGTPDQSRVSDVEEIAGHGVRAVIDGRAVLAGNGKLMAREGIPLPSDHDHPGTVIHVAAEGRYAGHLVIADQPKETSAQALRELKAAGVRQTVMLTGDAQGAAQAVAQELGLDRFYAQLLPTDKVERVEDLLQEKGPKETLVFVGDGINDAPVLSRADIGVAMGALGSDAAIEAADIVLMDDDLLKLTAAVRIARKTLSIVRQNVVFALGVKLLVLILSAVGLANMWAAVFADVGVSVLAILNASRMLKAK, encoded by the coding sequence ATGACCCGAAAACAGAAAAAGATGCTCCGGCGCATCGTGATTGCCTTTGTGTTGTTTGTCGCCGCCCTCCTCCTGCCCACCATCTGGCTGTCCGGGCCCATCCCGCTGCTCAGTATGATTCAGGACCGGGGCGGCTGTGGGGCCTATGCCCTGGCAAAATGGCCGCTGTTTCTGATCCCCTATCTGGTGATCGGCTGGGACGTGCTCTGGAAAGCCATCCGCAACATCCTCAACGGCCAGGTCTTTGACGAAAACTTCCTCATGTGCGTGGCCACCATCGGAGCGCTCATCATCGGCGAATACCCCGAGGCAGTGGCGGTAATGCTGTTTTACCAGGTGGGCGAGCTGTTCCAGAATGTGGCCGTCTCCCGCTCCCGGCAGTCCATCTCCCAGCTGATGGACATCCGCCCCGACTACGCCAACATCCAGCGGGACGGCCAGCTGGTCCAGGTGGACCCGGAGGAGGTGGCGGTAGGGGACGTGATCGTCATCAAGGCCGGGGAGCGGGTGCCCCTGGACGGCACTGTTCTGGAGGGAACCTCCGCTCTGGACACCGCCGCCCTCACCGGCGAATCCCTCCCCCGGGACGTGGCCGCGGGGGACGAGGTGATCTCCGGCTGTGTCAATCTGTCCGGCCTGCTCCATGTGAAGGTAGGGAAACCCTTCGGACAGTCCACCGTGGCCCGTATCCTGGACCTGGTGGAGAACTCCAGCGAGAAAAAGGCCCAGGCGGAGCACTTCATTACCAAATTCGCCCGGTACTACACCCCCATCGTGGTCTTCGCCGCCCTGGCCCTGGCGGTAATCCCCTCCCTGCTGGACGGCCAGTGGGGGATTTGGGTGCCCCGGGCGCTGAACTTCCTGGTGGTGTCCTGCCCCTGCGCCCTGGTCATCTCCATCCCCCTCAGCTTCTTTGGGGGCATCGGCGGGGCCTCCAAGCAGGGCATCCTGGTGAAGGGGAGCAACTACCTGGAGGCCCTGGCCCAGGCCGGGGTGGTGGTCTTCGACAAGACGGGCACCCTCACCCAGGGGAAATTTTCCGTCGCGGCGGTCCATCCGGATGGAATGTCCGAGGAGGAGCTGCTGGAGCTGGCCGCCCTGGCGGAGCAGTTCTCCACCCACCCCATCTCTAAATCCATCGTCGCCGCCTGGGGCGGAACGCCCGACCAGAGCCGGGTCTCTGACGTGGAGGAGATCGCCGGTCACGGCGTCCGGGCGGTGATCGACGGCCGGGCCGTGCTGGCGGGCAACGGGAAGCTGATGGCCCGGGAGGGTATCCCCCTCCCCTCGGACCACGATCACCCGGGCACCGTCATCCATGTGGCGGCGGAGGGCAGATACGCCGGACATCTGGTCATCGCCGACCAGCCCAAGGAGACCTCCGCCCAGGCCCTGCGGGAGCTGAAGGCGGCGGGGGTACGGCAGACCGTTATGCTCACCGGCGACGCCCAGGGGGCCGCTCAGGCAGTGGCCCAGGAGCTGGGCCTGGACCGGTTTTACGCTCAGCTCCTGCCCACCGACAAGGTGGAGCGGGTGGAGGACCTCCTCCAGGAGAAGGGCCCCAAGGAGACGCTGGTCTTTGTGGGGGACGGCATCAACGACGCCCCCGTTCTCTCCCGGGCGGACATCGGGGTGGCTATGGGGGCCCTGGGCTCCGACGCGGCCATTGAGGCGGCGGACATCGTCCTCATGGACGACGACCTGCTCAAGCTCACGGCGGCGGTGCGCATCGCCCGGAAAACGCTGTCCATTGTGCGGCAGAATGTGGTCTTTGCCCTGGGGGTGAAGCTGCTGGTGCTGATCCTCTCCGCCGTGGGTCTCGCCAACATGTGGGCGGCGGTGTTCGCCGACGTGGGGGTGTCCGTGCTGGCGATTTTAAACGCGAGCCGGATGCTGAAAGCAAAATAA
- the COQ5_1 gene encoding 2-methoxy-6-polyprenyl-1,4-benzoquinol methylase, mitochondrial: MSTFWDRWAWFYDLAERSNRTVNVAAAARMAELVPVGARALDCAAGTGEFSLAAAKRAASVLCTDQSRPMLDRARKKAAKRGLTNISFAQRDVTALSGPDGSFDAVIAANVLHLLPEPETAVRELWRVTAPGGRLILPTYLQGTAGTAYGAMIKIYQGVGFHYEHAFTPETYRMLLERLNLAPVALEVISGGVPAGIALLEKPL, encoded by the coding sequence GTGAGCACCTTTTGGGACCGCTGGGCCTGGTTTTACGACCTGGCGGAGCGGAGCAACCGGACGGTGAACGTTGCGGCGGCGGCCCGGATGGCCGAGCTTGTCCCCGTTGGGGCCCGGGCGCTGGACTGCGCCGCCGGGACGGGTGAATTTTCCCTGGCGGCGGCGAAGCGGGCCGCTTCGGTGCTGTGCACCGACCAGTCCCGGCCCATGCTGGACCGCGCCCGGAAAAAGGCGGCAAAGCGGGGGCTGACCAACATCAGCTTCGCCCAGCGGGATGTGACCGCCCTGTCCGGCCCGGACGGCAGCTTTGACGCCGTAATCGCCGCCAATGTGCTCCACCTCCTCCCGGAGCCGGAAACGGCGGTGCGGGAGCTGTGGCGGGTCACCGCCCCCGGCGGGCGGCTCATCCTGCCCACCTACCTCCAGGGAACGGCCGGGACGGCCTACGGGGCTATGATCAAAATTTATCAGGGCGTGGGCTTCCACTATGAGCACGCCTTCACTCCCGAGACCTACCGGATGCTTCTGGAAAGGCTGAATCTGGCCCCAGTAGCTCTGGAGGTCATTTCCGGCGGAGTGCCCGCGGGCATCGCCCTGTTGGAAAAGCCCCTGTAG
- the ftsX gene encoding Cell division protein FtsX yields MSRRFDAGYYVSEGVHSIFTHGFMSFAAVCMIVACLIIMGSFSLLAVNLDNTLGDLENENEMIVYIDETLNLGQAQAMKSTLAQVDNVSQLTFVSRQQALADFKAKHGGENSVMADLPADALRDRYRVHVVDIEKMAETKAALEQVEGVGDVNAATEIADGFVMVRNIATGVAMVLIGILLVVSLFIIANTIKLATFYRREEIAIMKMCGATDGFIEWPFVVEGILLGLSGALIAFFAQWGLYQLVAKLAIQGNGLSLVSIVSYSSMAPTILMVFCAVGAVIGVGGSLVAIRKFLQV; encoded by the coding sequence CACTCCATCTTTACCCATGGCTTCATGTCCTTCGCCGCAGTGTGTATGATCGTGGCCTGTCTCATTATCATGGGGTCCTTCAGCCTTCTGGCGGTGAACCTGGACAACACTCTGGGGGATCTGGAAAATGAGAATGAGATGATCGTATATATTGACGAGACCCTGAACCTGGGCCAGGCCCAGGCCATGAAGTCCACGCTGGCCCAGGTGGACAACGTGTCTCAGCTCACCTTCGTGAGCCGTCAGCAGGCCCTGGCCGACTTCAAGGCGAAGCACGGCGGGGAAAACTCCGTGATGGCCGACCTGCCCGCCGACGCCCTCCGGGACCGCTACCGGGTCCATGTGGTGGATATCGAAAAGATGGCCGAGACCAAGGCGGCGCTGGAGCAGGTGGAGGGCGTGGGCGATGTCAACGCGGCCACTGAGATCGCCGACGGCTTTGTCATGGTGCGCAACATCGCCACCGGCGTGGCTATGGTGCTGATTGGGATTTTGCTGGTGGTGTCCCTGTTCATCATCGCCAACACCATCAAGCTGGCTACCTTCTACCGCCGGGAGGAGATCGCCATTATGAAGATGTGCGGCGCCACCGACGGCTTCATTGAATGGCCCTTCGTGGTGGAGGGGATTTTGCTGGGCCTGTCCGGCGCGCTCATCGCGTTCTTTGCCCAGTGGGGCCTGTATCAGCTGGTAGCCAAGCTGGCCATTCAGGGCAACGGCCTGTCGCTGGTCAGCATCGTCAGCTACAGCTCCATGGCCCCCACCATCCTGATGGTTTTCTGCGCCGTGGGCGCGGTCATCGGCGTGGGAGGGTCGCTGGTAGCCATTCGGAAGTTCTTGCAGGTATAA
- the ziaR gene encoding Transcriptional repressor SmtB, with protein sequence MELRPIPCCEEALVHDAAVDRVRQNLPPDERLYDLAELFKIFGDSTRVKILYALLESELCVCDIAKLMEVTQSAVSHQLRVLKNSKLVKFRREGKTVYYSLADSHVIHILDQGMEHICE encoded by the coding sequence ATGGAACTGAGACCCATCCCCTGCTGTGAGGAGGCCCTGGTCCACGACGCCGCGGTGGACCGGGTCCGGCAGAACCTCCCCCCCGACGAGCGGCTTTACGACCTGGCCGAGCTGTTCAAAATCTTCGGCGACAGCACCCGGGTGAAGATTTTGTACGCCCTCCTGGAGTCCGAGCTGTGCGTCTGCGACATCGCCAAGCTGATGGAGGTCACCCAAAGCGCCGTATCCCATCAGCTCCGGGTGCTGAAAAACAGCAAGCTGGTCAAATTCCGCCGGGAGGGCAAAACGGTCTACTACTCCCTGGCCGACAGCCACGTGATCCACATTCTGGACCAGGGAATGGAGCACATTTGCGAGTAG
- the crh gene encoding HPr-like protein Crh yields the protein MYSQEAVVNNQVGLHARPATFFIQKANEFKSSIWVEKEERKVNAKSLLGVLSLGIVKGTPIKLIADGPDEKEAVEALYKMISSDFSE from the coding sequence ATGTATAGTCAGGAAGCCGTCGTGAACAATCAGGTTGGACTGCATGCCAGACCCGCTACATTTTTCATCCAGAAGGCCAACGAGTTCAAAAGCTCCATCTGGGTGGAAAAGGAGGAGCGCAAGGTCAACGCAAAGAGTCTGCTTGGCGTTCTGTCTCTTGGCATCGTGAAGGGAACTCCCATCAAGCTGATTGCTGATGGCCCCGACGAGAAGGAAGCGGTAGAGGCTCTGTACAAGATGATCTCTTCCGACTTCTCCGAGTAA